From Xylanibacter oryzae DSM 17970, a single genomic window includes:
- the meaB gene encoding methylmalonyl Co-A mutase-associated GTPase MeaB: MEHPENSKEYKGLQVNGGVEQPSIVNPYLKRGRFHHNELSAADMVDGILKGNVTILSQAVTLVESVNPDHHAKAQEVIEKCLPYSGNSIRVGISGVPGAGKSTSIDEFGIHVLKGHGGKLAVLAIDPSSERTKGSILGDKTRMEKLAQHPDSFIRPSPTAGSLGGVARKTRETIILCEAGGFDKIFVETVGVGQSETACHSMVDFFLLIQLAGTGDELQGIKRGIMEISDGIVINKCDGNNVDKCHMAASNFRNALHFFPRSESGWMPKVLCYSGFYGKGIKEIWDMVYEYVDFVKDNGYFQYRRNEQNKYWMYESINEHLRDSFYNSDVIQRQLKMAEKSVLGGEKTSFAAANDLVETYFQEIKK, from the coding sequence ATGGAACATCCTGAAAACAGTAAAGAGTATAAAGGTCTGCAAGTAAACGGTGGAGTAGAGCAACCGTCTATAGTGAATCCTTATCTTAAACGTGGGCGTTTTCATCATAATGAACTGTCTGCTGCTGATATGGTAGATGGTATACTGAAAGGTAATGTTACAATTCTAAGTCAGGCAGTTACTCTTGTGGAGAGTGTTAATCCTGATCATCATGCTAAGGCACAGGAGGTTATAGAGAAGTGCCTCCCTTATAGTGGCAATTCGATACGTGTAGGTATCAGTGGTGTGCCGGGGGCAGGTAAGAGCACTTCTATAGATGAGTTCGGTATACATGTACTCAAAGGGCATGGAGGTAAACTTGCCGTGCTTGCTATAGACCCTAGTTCGGAAAGGACTAAAGGTAGCATATTGGGTGATAAGACACGTATGGAAAAGCTGGCGCAACATCCGGATTCGTTTATTCGTCCCAGTCCAACGGCAGGTTCGCTAGGCGGGGTCGCACGTAAGACAAGAGAGACGATAATACTGTGTGAGGCAGGCGGATTCGATAAAATATTTGTCGAAACGGTAGGAGTGGGACAGAGTGAGACAGCATGTCATTCGATGGTTGATTTCTTCCTTTTAATACAGTTGGCAGGAACCGGTGACGAACTTCAGGGTATTAAGCGTGGAATTATGGAAATCAGTGATGGTATAGTCATCAATAAATGTGATGGCAATAATGTAGATAAATGCCACATGGCAGCTAGCAATTTCCGTAATGCTCTACACTTCTTTCCTAGGTCTGAAAGTGGATGGATGCCTAAAGTGTTATGCTATTCCGGATTTTATGGAAAAGGTATTAAGGAAATCTGGGATATGGTATATGAATATGTTGATTTCGTAAAAGATAACGGATATTTTCAATATAGAAGGAATGAGCAAAATAAGTATTGGATGTATGAGAGTATAAACGAACACCTGCGTGATAGTTTCTACAATAGTGATGTTATTCAGCGACAGTTAAAAATGGCTGAAAAATCTGTTCTTGGCGGTGAAAAAACATCATTTGCTGCTGCAAATGACTTGGTGGAGACTTATTTTCAAGAAATTAAAAAATGA
- a CDS encoding YqiA/YcfP family alpha/beta fold hydrolase encodes MAENNYIKQYPDIMSGKKILYVHGFCSSGQSGTVTKLKEFLPGAVFIAPDLPLHPQEAIDLLHKTCDEENPDLIIGTSMGGMYAEMLYGFDRILVNPAFQMGETILKNNMLGKNTILNPRKDGVQEFIMTKAMMEEYKYMTDQCFKGVNEEESRNHVYGLFGDADPTVHTFELFCEHYLNAIHFHGEHRMNDDILYHSIIPVVRWIDDKQESRERHIIYVSIDALRSDDGRAKASAQKAFRYLLENYDLYIVASAPTNNHKYAEEANIWVEEYINVPAYNRLILTNQKNLLYGDYLIDPYKVDGAENFIGTLLQFGEDPFKTWDDTIEYFSRLGGQ; translated from the coding sequence ATGGCTGAAAACAATTATATAAAACAATATCCCGATATCATGTCGGGGAAAAAAATACTTTACGTTCATGGATTCTGCTCTTCAGGACAATCAGGTACAGTTACAAAATTGAAGGAGTTTTTACCTGGAGCTGTATTTATTGCTCCAGACCTGCCATTACATCCGCAGGAAGCTATAGATCTATTGCATAAGACTTGTGATGAAGAGAATCCGGATCTTATAATTGGTACTTCAATGGGAGGAATGTATGCAGAGATGCTGTATGGATTTGACCGTATACTTGTTAACCCGGCTTTTCAGATGGGTGAGACTATTCTAAAGAATAATATGCTTGGCAAGAATACGATTCTCAACCCACGTAAAGACGGCGTGCAGGAATTCATTATGACTAAAGCGATGATGGAAGAATATAAATATATGACCGACCAATGCTTCAAAGGTGTTAATGAGGAGGAAAGTCGTAATCATGTATACGGACTTTTCGGTGATGCTGACCCAACAGTACATACCTTCGAACTATTCTGCGAGCACTATCTCAATGCCATACATTTTCACGGAGAGCATCGTATGAATGATGACATATTATACCACTCTATTATACCTGTAGTCAGATGGATTGATGACAAACAAGAGTCACGCGAAAGGCATATTATATATGTAAGTATAGATGCTTTACGTTCTGATGACGGAAGAGCAAAAGCTAGTGCTCAGAAAGCTTTCAGATATCTGCTTGAAAATTATGACCTCTACATTGTAGCATCTGCTCCTACCAATAATCATAAATATGCCGAAGAAGCCAACATATGGGTAGAAGAATATATTAATGTGCCTGCATACAACCGTCTTATACTCACTAATCAGAAAAATCTCCTTTATGGAGATTATTTGATAGATCCTTACAAGGTGGACGGTGCAGAGAATTTCATCGGCACATTATTACAGTTTGGTGAAGACCCGTTCAAAACTTGGGATGACACAATAGAATATTTCAGTCGTCTTGGTGGGCAATAA
- a CDS encoding 4-hydroxy-3-methylbut-2-enyl diphosphate reductase has translation MIQIEIDNGSGFCFGVTTAIKKAEEELSDGKTLYCLGDIVHNSMECERLRKMGLITINHNDLRKLNGVKVLLRAHGEPPETYRIAEENNIEIIDATCPVVLQLQRRIKRQFDANQNAQTVIFGKNGHAEVLGLVGQTDSCAIVIEKFDDVKKLDFNRDVYLYSQTTKSLDEFHKIIDYIQSHISANATFKSFDTICRQVANRMPNISAFAAKHDMILFVCGRKSSNGKVLYHESIRVNPNTHLIESASEIDFNWLDGIKTIGICGATSTPKWLMEECRDCIIAHQDD, from the coding sequence ATGATACAAATAGAGATAGATAATGGCAGTGGATTCTGTTTTGGAGTGACCACGGCCATAAAGAAGGCTGAGGAAGAACTATCTGACGGTAAGACGTTGTATTGTCTAGGTGATATTGTACACAACAGTATGGAGTGCGAGCGGTTACGTAAGATGGGACTGATAACAATAAATCACAATGATTTAAGGAAGTTGAATGGTGTTAAGGTCTTACTTCGTGCTCATGGTGAACCTCCTGAGACATATCGGATAGCAGAAGAGAACAATATTGAGATAATAGATGCTACATGTCCTGTTGTACTTCAACTACAGAGACGAATTAAGCGGCAGTTTGATGCCAATCAGAATGCTCAGACAGTGATATTTGGGAAGAACGGTCATGCAGAAGTATTAGGATTGGTGGGACAGACCGATAGTTGCGCTATTGTGATAGAAAAATTCGATGATGTCAAGAAGCTGGATTTCAATCGTGATGTGTATCTATATTCACAGACTACTAAATCTCTTGACGAATTTCATAAGATAATAGATTATATACAGTCGCATATATCTGCAAATGCTACTTTCAAAAGTTTTGATACTATATGCAGACAAGTAGCCAACCGAATGCCAAACATAAGTGCTTTTGCTGCCAAACATGATATGATACTATTTGTATGCGGACGTAAGAGTAGCAACGGAAAGGTGCTTTATCATGAAAGTATACGTGTTAACCCAAACACTCATCTTATTGAGAGTGCAAGCGAAATAGACTTTAATTGGTTGGATGGAATTAAAACAATAGGAATATGTGGCGCGACATCTACACCAAAATGGTTAATGGAGGAATGTCGCGACTGTATTATTGCCCACCAAGACGACTGA
- a CDS encoding DUF1573 domain-containing protein: MKKLLMLSLFSLAVLTASAQRITVTKGEVDCGKILFRHPVTAQFELRNRGLRRLKINNVESSCGCTTVDYPQNEISANVRFTITAVYDAETLGHFEKEIAVYSNGSKEPVYLKMKGIIVSELKDYSGTYPIDMGTIRVDKNDIEFDNVNLGDKPIQQLQILNNSHRNYKPTVMHLPAYLKAEAVPAEIAPGHNGTIVISLDSKQIRDYGLTQTSVYLARYPGDKVCDSTAINVSSVLLPDFKSMTNAQRAIAPQIKLSDENINLGKFDSKEKLSGTIDITNIGKSQLEISSLQMFSSGIEVTLGKRSLKPGETTKLKVIAHKQQLKSDKRSPRVLMITNDPAMGKVVIKINVK, from the coding sequence ATGAAGAAATTATTAATGTTATCACTTTTTTCTCTTGCAGTGTTGACAGCATCTGCGCAGAGAATAACTGTAACAAAAGGTGAGGTGGATTGTGGCAAAATACTATTCCGCCATCCTGTTACTGCCCAGTTTGAACTTCGTAATAGAGGCTTGAGGCGTCTTAAGATAAATAATGTGGAATCTAGTTGCGGATGTACAACAGTTGATTATCCTCAAAATGAGATATCTGCTAATGTTCGATTTACTATTACTGCTGTATACGATGCAGAAACTCTTGGACACTTCGAGAAGGAAATTGCTGTATATAGTAATGGATCTAAAGAACCTGTTTATCTTAAGATGAAGGGTATTATTGTTTCTGAACTGAAAGATTATTCAGGTACTTATCCTATTGATATGGGTACAATACGTGTAGACAAAAATGATATTGAATTTGATAATGTAAACCTTGGCGATAAACCAATACAGCAGTTGCAAATATTGAATAACAGTCATCGAAACTATAAACCTACAGTGATGCACCTTCCTGCTTATCTTAAAGCTGAGGCTGTACCTGCTGAGATAGCTCCGGGACATAACGGAACTATTGTTATCAGTCTTGACTCAAAGCAAATTAGAGATTACGGCCTTACACAGACTTCTGTATATTTGGCGCGTTATCCAGGCGATAAAGTATGTGACTCTACTGCAATCAATGTTTCAAGTGTTCTGTTGCCTGACTTTAAGAGTATGACAAATGCCCAAAGAGCAATTGCCCCTCAAATAAAGTTATCTGACGAGAATATAAATTTGGGCAAATTTGATTCGAAAGAAAAATTGAGCGGTACTATAGACATCACAAATATAGGTAAGAGTCAGTTAGAAATCTCATCATTACAGATGTTTTCGTCTGGCATTGAAGTTACATTAGGTAAGCGTTCTCTTAAACCAGGAGAGACTACAAAGTTAAAAGTAATAGCACATAAACAGCAACTTAAGTCAGATAAACGTAGTCCACGCGTGCTTATGATAACTAATGACCCGGCAATGGGCAAAGTAGTAATAAAAATAAATGTAAAATAG
- a CDS encoding alpha-2-macroglobulin family protein — translation MKKLVFATFLLSLFATNVIADNYSLLWKQVEEAHNKDLPKSEIALLRDISSLAKKEGKYGQLLCAELKSITVMTSVSLDSLQPAVSRLVEQEKQAEKSNSVLAAVYQSILGRIYKQNLIIGENNKVLSQNYFMKSLSNPSLLAAHKEYEYVPFVHTGYDSRIFDNDLLSLLGFEAEDYKVMHKYYAGVNNRPATMMTALNIVRGGRVAPECNVNKSKYIVSLDSLISEYSDLKECGELAIERYNYMLQCNKVSAEDKIRYIHYALGKWGSWPRMNILRNEEKKLTQPQFNANIKSEVALPDKQNIVKFTDIRNINELTMHVSRLSIDADNSLNPDDESGYKQLNKFVTEANVINQTKRYIGEPVYKLIEDSMVIGKLPVGAYLIEFSTDNKNIKTKRCLYFVSDLFVINQELPGKKIRIAVVSATTGQPIAGTKIKLFSDNLSGNKKDSVMLVCNTKGEVIYQYSKHRPYEILAYTDTDKYYPKTNMWNQFSYYEGRTDADYVNVYTDRAIYRPGQIVHASAIAFKNKGGIVTFAEAGKTLKLTLFDADDNKIESKTVTTDKFGTASADFVLPQNTLSRQFSINSNYGSMVSSFFRVEEYKRPTFEIKFPEINTAYHNGDTLEITAHALSYAGLPVQGAKVNYKVTRRQAFWWWNYGTGNRGEDMMYEGTAITDSKGGFKIEMPMVLPGDVNEKKETGYTLAHFFNFIANVTVTDLGGESHDGTMSLPLGSKQTAFDCDLPDKIERDSLKNITFYLKNQAGINIDGNVKYYIDGSYVPSEAKTNKETLFNLNGIMLNSGLHKLTAICENDTIEKKFIVFSLDDTKPCVNTHEWFYKTSDKFSTDSNPVSVQIGSSDEHTHILYNIISGDTILENGVIDLSNALNTRKFTYKNEYGTGLLVTYAWVKDGKMYSYSTTIERPLPDKSLVLKWITFRDRLSPGQKEEWTLHVSGPDGKASSAQLMASMYDKSLDQFTNHTWSFNPYTYQYMPEGSWRCGYFDGIDIGGSAYYNNLQVRNLNFSKFDDDCFQFWVEPYKTGIVGSVVGPMKSRAFNAKGVSKTMMAENVEMGSAYKPINEVSLKSVDSNKSESSKDNTNQIRENFNETAFFYPALMTDKKGNVSIKFTLPESVTTWKFMALAHDTLMNYGMIGGETVAKKIVMVQPNMPRFIREGDMASIASKIFNTSQKKVSGSAKLELLDPETYKVVYAQNKPFAVEADKTVSVNFELSASALKSADGVFICRVTVDGKGFSDGEQHYLPVLPAKEMVTKTVAFNQYGPGVKNIDLAKLFTVKDASNKLTVEYTNNPVWMMIQTLPFIGQQKDDNAISLVSAYYANKLGQEIMNQSPKIKTTIDLWKHEKNVESNLMSSLMKNQELKDLILNETPWVNDADNETKQKQLLSSFFDESGMQYNISAVLDKLKKLQNEDGSWSWWPDMEGSECITAYVIKTIVRLNKMAGMQQDTKEMLKYAFNYMGRHIVKDVENIKEDEKKGIHHNSINNTQLNFLYSCALDGRTLKNNVREANDYLINILQKMTKEQSLYEKAMAAVIFSKDNTSKAKEYINSLKEYSVYKEDMGRYYDTPRAEYSWFDYRIPTEVAAIEAIKMVTPEDKQTIGEMQCWLLQQKRTQCWDTPINSVNAVYAFLNGDNNVFNAQDKTAIYLNGKKMDSQESVAGLGYVKAVKIGDDMRTFSANKTSEGTSWGAVYAQFMQNSKDIENYSSGISVKRDIIGDIKSLKVGDKIKVRITIKADRDYDFIQVSDRRAGCMEPVNQLSGYRFGYYSTPKDNATNYYFDHMSKGIHVIDTEYYIDRIGQYETGTCTVQSAYSPEYRATAKTLVLKVN, via the coding sequence ATGAAAAAACTAGTTTTTGCTACTTTTTTGTTGTCGTTATTTGCGACCAATGTAATTGCCGATAATTACTCTTTGCTTTGGAAACAGGTAGAAGAGGCACATAATAAAGATTTACCTAAATCGGAAATAGCATTGTTAAGAGATATTTCTAGTCTCGCCAAAAAAGAGGGGAAATATGGTCAGTTGCTGTGTGCAGAACTAAAAAGTATTACAGTTATGACTTCTGTTTCACTTGATTCTTTGCAACCGGCTGTCTCCAGACTGGTAGAACAAGAAAAACAGGCTGAAAAATCAAATAGTGTTTTGGCTGCTGTGTACCAATCTATATTAGGGCGGATATATAAGCAGAATCTTATAATTGGAGAAAATAATAAGGTGTTGAGCCAAAATTATTTTATGAAGTCTCTTTCTAATCCTTCGTTGTTGGCTGCTCATAAAGAATATGAATATGTTCCATTTGTTCATACAGGCTACGATAGTAGGATATTCGACAATGATTTGCTAAGTCTCCTTGGTTTCGAAGCAGAAGATTATAAGGTAATGCACAAATATTATGCTGGCGTTAATAATCGTCCCGCTACTATGATGACAGCACTCAATATAGTTCGTGGAGGTAGAGTCGCACCTGAATGCAACGTCAATAAATCAAAATATATTGTATCTTTAGATTCGCTGATTAGTGAATATTCAGACCTTAAGGAATGCGGCGAATTGGCTATTGAACGTTATAACTATATGTTGCAATGCAATAAAGTTAGTGCTGAAGATAAAATAAGATATATTCATTACGCTTTAGGTAAATGGGGCAGTTGGCCAAGAATGAATATATTGCGTAATGAAGAAAAAAAATTAACTCAGCCACAGTTTAATGCAAACATAAAAAGTGAAGTTGCATTACCCGATAAACAGAATATTGTGAAGTTTACCGATATTCGTAATATCAATGAGTTAACAATGCATGTAAGCAGGTTGTCAATTGATGCAGACAATAGTCTTAATCCTGATGATGAATCTGGATATAAGCAGCTTAATAAATTTGTTACAGAAGCTAATGTTATAAATCAGACAAAGAGATACATCGGAGAACCTGTATATAAATTAATAGAAGATTCTATGGTAATAGGAAAATTACCTGTTGGCGCTTATCTTATTGAATTTTCTACAGACAATAAAAATATAAAAACAAAGAGATGTCTATATTTCGTTAGTGATTTGTTTGTCATTAATCAAGAACTTCCCGGTAAGAAAATCCGTATTGCAGTTGTTAGTGCTACAACAGGACAACCTATAGCAGGAACAAAAATCAAATTATTCTCTGATAACTTATCTGGAAATAAAAAGGATTCTGTTATGTTAGTTTGTAATACAAAAGGAGAAGTTATATATCAATACAGTAAGCATCGGCCTTACGAGATACTAGCATATACTGATACAGATAAGTATTATCCAAAAACAAATATGTGGAATCAGTTTAGTTACTACGAAGGTAGAACAGATGCTGATTATGTAAATGTCTATACAGATCGGGCAATATACAGACCAGGACAGATTGTGCATGCATCTGCCATCGCATTTAAGAATAAAGGTGGTATTGTTACTTTTGCGGAAGCAGGTAAAACTTTAAAACTTACTTTGTTTGATGCAGATGATAATAAAATCGAAAGTAAGACTGTAACTACAGATAAATTTGGTACAGCGTCGGCAGATTTCGTATTACCTCAGAATACACTCTCCAGACAATTTTCAATAAATAGTAATTATGGTAGTATGGTTAGTTCTTTTTTTAGAGTAGAAGAATATAAGCGTCCTACTTTTGAGATAAAGTTCCCTGAAATTAATACAGCGTATCATAATGGTGATACTCTTGAGATTACAGCTCATGCCTTATCATATGCAGGTTTGCCTGTGCAAGGGGCAAAGGTGAATTATAAAGTTACTCGTCGGCAGGCTTTTTGGTGGTGGAATTATGGAACCGGTAACCGTGGCGAGGATATGATGTATGAAGGCACTGCAATTACCGATAGTAAAGGCGGATTCAAAATAGAGATGCCTATGGTATTACCTGGTGATGTGAATGAAAAAAAGGAAACCGGGTATACTTTGGCACATTTCTTTAACTTCATAGCTAATGTAACTGTAACAGATTTAGGAGGTGAATCTCATGATGGAACAATGAGCTTGCCATTAGGTAGCAAACAGACAGCTTTTGATTGTGACCTTCCGGATAAGATAGAAAGAGACAGTCTGAAGAATATAACATTCTATCTTAAAAATCAAGCAGGGATTAATATAGATGGTAATGTAAAGTATTATATTGATGGTAGTTACGTTCCGTCAGAAGCAAAAACTAATAAAGAAACGCTCTTTAATCTTAATGGGATAATGTTGAATTCCGGGCTTCATAAACTTACTGCTATATGTGAAAATGATACGATAGAGAAAAAGTTTATAGTTTTTAGTCTTGACGATACTAAGCCGTGTGTAAATACACATGAATGGTTTTATAAAACATCCGATAAATTTAGTACAGACAGTAATCCCGTATCTGTCCAAATTGGATCTTCTGATGAACACACACACATATTATACAATATAATATCTGGGGATACTATTTTGGAGAATGGCGTAATAGACTTGAGTAATGCGCTTAATACAAGAAAGTTTACTTATAAAAATGAATATGGAACAGGACTACTTGTTACATATGCATGGGTCAAGGACGGTAAAATGTACAGTTATTCAACGACAATAGAGCGTCCATTGCCTGATAAAAGTCTTGTGTTGAAATGGATTACTTTCCGTGATCGTCTTAGTCCGGGTCAGAAAGAGGAATGGACCCTTCATGTATCCGGACCAGACGGAAAGGCTTCTTCCGCGCAATTGATGGCTTCTATGTATGATAAATCATTAGATCAGTTTACAAATCATACATGGTCTTTTAATCCTTATACATACCAATATATGCCTGAAGGTTCATGGAGATGTGGATATTTTGATGGTATTGATATTGGTGGTTCTGCCTATTATAATAATTTGCAGGTTCGAAATTTGAATTTTAGCAAATTTGATGATGATTGTTTCCAATTTTGGGTAGAACCGTACAAGACTGGTATTGTAGGATCTGTAGTAGGACCTATGAAATCAAGAGCTTTTAATGCAAAAGGCGTAAGTAAAACTATGATGGCTGAAAATGTGGAAATGGGATCAGCTTATAAGCCTATTAACGAAGTTAGTCTTAAGAGTGTTGATAGTAATAAATCAGAATCAAGCAAAGACAATACTAATCAAATAAGAGAAAATTTCAATGAGACAGCATTTTTCTATCCGGCTTTAATGACAGATAAAAAAGGCAATGTATCAATAAAGTTTACTCTTCCTGAAAGTGTAACAACTTGGAAATTTATGGCTTTGGCTCACGACACGTTAATGAACTATGGTATGATTGGTGGTGAGACTGTAGCCAAGAAAATAGTTATGGTACAACCTAATATGCCACGATTTATACGTGAGGGTGATATGGCTTCTATCGCATCAAAAATATTTAATACTTCACAAAAGAAAGTTAGTGGCTCGGCAAAACTTGAATTGCTAGATCCTGAAACATATAAGGTCGTCTATGCTCAGAACAAGCCATTTGCTGTTGAAGCAGACAAAACGGTAAGCGTAAATTTTGAATTATCAGCTTCGGCTCTTAAGTCTGCGGATGGCGTTTTTATTTGTCGTGTAACTGTTGATGGTAAAGGTTTTAGTGACGGGGAACAACATTACCTGCCTGTACTTCCTGCAAAAGAAATGGTTACAAAAACTGTTGCGTTTAACCAATATGGTCCTGGAGTAAAAAATATAGACCTTGCTAAATTGTTTACGGTAAAGGACGCAAGCAATAAACTTACTGTAGAATATACTAATAATCCTGTCTGGATGATGATACAGACGCTGCCTTTTATCGGACAGCAGAAAGATGACAATGCCATTAGTTTAGTTTCAGCTTATTATGCTAATAAGTTAGGGCAAGAAATAATGAATCAGTCACCAAAGATAAAGACAACTATAGATCTATGGAAGCATGAAAAAAATGTGGAAAGTAATCTAATGAGTAGTCTGATGAAAAATCAAGAACTGAAGGATCTCATTCTTAATGAGACTCCATGGGTTAATGATGCAGATAATGAAACAAAACAGAAACAGTTGTTGTCTTCTTTCTTTGATGAATCCGGTATGCAATATAATATATCTGCAGTTCTTGATAAACTTAAAAAGTTGCAGAATGAAGATGGCTCTTGGAGCTGGTGGCCGGATATGGAAGGAAGTGAATGTATAACAGCATATGTTATCAAGACCATAGTTCGTCTAAATAAGATGGCAGGTATGCAACAGGATACTAAAGAAATGCTCAAATATGCATTCAACTATATGGGAAGACATATAGTGAAAGACGTGGAAAATATTAAAGAGGATGAAAAAAAAGGAATTCATCATAATAGTATAAACAATACACAACTTAATTTTCTTTATTCTTGCGCTCTTGATGGTAGAACATTGAAAAATAATGTAAGAGAGGCAAATGATTATCTTATTAATATACTTCAAAAAATGACAAAAGAACAAAGTCTTTATGAAAAGGCTATGGCTGCTGTTATTTTTTCTAAGGATAATACATCTAAAGCTAAGGAATACATAAATAGTTTGAAAGAATATTCTGTTTATAAAGAGGATATGGGCCGATATTATGATACACCAAGAGCAGAATACTCATGGTTTGATTATCGTATACCAACAGAGGTTGCTGCGATTGAAGCAATAAAAATGGTAACTCCCGAAGATAAACAAACTATAGGAGAAATGCAATGTTGGCTTTTGCAGCAGAAACGTACACAGTGCTGGGATACACCAATAAATAGTGTTAATGCTGTCTATGCTTTTCTAAATGGTGACAATAATGTATTTAATGCACAAGATAAAACTGCTATTTATTTGAATGGAAAGAAAATGGATTCACAAGAGTCTGTAGCAGGTCTTGGCTATGTTAAGGCAGTAAAAATAGGTGATGATATGCGTACATTCTCAGCAAATAAAACATCAGAAGGTACTTCATGGGGCGCCGTATATGCTCAGTTCATGCAGAATTCAAAAGATATAGAAAACTATAGTAGTGGTATTAGCGTAAAACGGGATATAATAGGTGATATTAAATCTCTAAAGGTTGGAGATAAGATAAAGGTTCGTATAACAATAAAAGCAGACCGTGACTATGATTTTATTCAAGTCTCAGACAGGCGTGCCGGATGTATGGAACCCGTAAATCAATTAAGTGGATATCGCTTTGGTTATTATAGTACTCCAAAAGATAATGCGACAAATTATTATTTTGATCATATGAGTAAAGGTATACATGTTATTGATACAGAATACTATATAGACCGTATCGGACAATATGAAACAGGTACGTGCACAGTACAATCAGCTTACTCGCCTGAATATCGTGCTACGGCTAAGACTCTGGTGCTGAAGGTGAATTAA